A single genomic interval of Deltaproteobacteria bacterium harbors:
- a CDS encoding MBL fold metallo-hydrolase, giving the protein MIIENGIYAYPWQNYFENNCNSYVLGEDRAVLVDVGHKRHVDHLLRGMEQDGVSLDSIDLVIITHCHPDHYEAVGTFADGRIKVACHKEEEEYLRREGGVLYQMMGIAIPRVPIDFHLKEGTLQVGGCLYQVIHTPGHSPGGICIYWPERRVLVTGDLVFYRGVGRTDFPGGDGKQLMESIEKVRRLDVEILLPGHGEIIVGEDRVQENFRAIEESYYPLL; this is encoded by the coding sequence ATGATTATCGAAAATGGGATCTATGCGTATCCGTGGCAGAACTACTTTGAGAACAACTGCAACAGCTACGTCCTGGGTGAGGATCGGGCCGTCCTTGTCGATGTAGGCCATAAGAGACACGTGGATCACCTGCTGCGGGGCATGGAGCAGGATGGGGTCTCCCTGGATTCGATAGATCTCGTCATCATCACCCACTGTCACCCTGATCACTATGAGGCGGTCGGAACATTTGCCGACGGCCGTATCAAGGTGGCTTGCCACAAGGAGGAGGAAGAGTATTTGCGCCGGGAGGGGGGGGTCCTCTACCAGATGATGGGAATAGCGATTCCCAGGGTTCCCATCGATTTCCATTTGAAGGAGGGGACCCTCCAGGTGGGGGGGTGCCTCTACCAGGTGATTCATACCCCGGGGCACTCGCCGGGAGGGATCTGTATCTACTGGCCGGAGAGGAGAGTCCTCGTAACGGGGGATCTGGTCTTTTACAGAGGAGTGGGTAGGACGGACTTCCCGGGTGGAGACGGCAAACAGTTGATGGAGAGCATCGAGAAGGTGAGAAGACTCGACGTGGAGATCCTCCTCCCCGGCCACGGAGAGATAATCGTTGGAGAAGACCGGGTGCAGGAGAATTTTCGAGCTATCGAGGAAAGCTACTATCCCCTTCTATAG